The following proteins come from a genomic window of Alnus glutinosa chromosome 10, dhAlnGlut1.1, whole genome shotgun sequence:
- the LOC133879413 gene encoding uncharacterized protein LOC133879413 → MEAVSGFVNCEQGRIGAHGSSTNIQTGTDQFLIQVLIGLIQVKYQNAQASPFDTHGPIMLLFILVLVTKVYAKYLLEMTQPIPNTRYLPITKLVCQISSVIACGLLLSILLPPIWWWIILCPCAFKSIRALHGSYQQIYESLHDVYQQTFESIHKKYQQNSETLHGISTRVLNKLHYTFKWTCNSTQQAGPPRVQNV, encoded by the exons ATGGAAGCAGTGAGCGGTTTCGTCAACTG TGAGCAAGGACGGATTGGCGCCCATGGTTCCTCCACCAATATCCAAACTGGTACTGACCAGTTTCTCATTCAAGTGCTTATTGGCCTCATCCAAGTGAAGTATCAAAACGCACAGGCTTCTCCATTCGACACACATGGTCCAATCATGTTGCTTTTCATTCTAGTACTAGTCACAAAAGTTTACGCCAAATATTTGCTGGAGATGACCCAACCAATTCCAAACACGAGATACCTCCCTATCACTAAACTTGTTTGTCAAATTTCGAGTGTCATAGCCTGTGGTTTATTGCTATCGATCCTCCTTCCTCCCATTTGGTGGTGGATCATTTTATGTCCATGTGCATTCAAGTCCATAAGGGCATTGCATGGCTCATATCAGCAGATTTATGAGTCGCTCCATGATGTATATCAGCAAACTTTTGAGTCGATCCATAAAAAATATCAGCAGAATTCTGAGACGCTCCATGGTATTTCAACTCGAGTACTCAACAAATTACACTACACATTCAAATGGACTTGCAATTCAACACAGCAAGCCGGCCCTCCAAGGGTGCAAAACGTTTGA